ATGCTGACGCCAATTATAACTTTAGTCATTTAATTGATTGGGCGGAAATACAAGTTGGTGGTTCCTTTAGAGAATATAGTTTAAATTCTTTAGGTACTATTTATACAGATTCAGAGGAAGACGGACCTATTGATTATTCAGAATTCGGAATTTATTCACAGGTTCAAAAGACTTTGCCTATGGCAGGAGAAAAAAGTTTAAAACTAACGGGGTCTATCAGGTATGATAAATCTGAGTTTTTTGATGGTTTTTATTCTCCAAGATTGTCTGCAGGTTATACATTGAACAGAAATCATAATATAAGAGCGTCTGCTCAAACAGGATTTAGAAATCCTACTACTCAGGATCTGTTTATTGGTTTGGATGCCGGTAGAGCAATTTTAGTTGGTTCTGCACCTGATAATTTAGAGCAATATTCAAGAAATTTTGATGTTAGTGCAACAGGTCAGTTGTTAGGTCAACCTTCGTCGGTTACACAAACTGGTGCAGCTGCATATAATAATTCTTACTCCGCAGCTTCTGCCACCGCTTTGGCTGAGACAGGTGACCCTTCGGTTCTTGAAGTTGCAAATCCAGATTTAGTGAAGCCAGAAAAAGTAACTTCTTTTGAAATCGGGTATAGAGGTAAGGTCGATAAATTAGTTATTGATTTTAGTACCTACTATAACAGCTATCAAGATTTCATCTCTCAAGAGGTAGTTGTTGCTCCTTACTATGGAGAAGTTGGTGATGGCGGACTTTCAGTTGCGGCAATAGCTAATGGAGATTTCCAGGCATATAGTACATACACCAATACTGATGCTAATGTTAATTCTTATGGAGCATCTATTGGTCTTGATGTTAAGGTGTTGGGTAATTTTGATTTAGGTGGTAGTTATACATTTACAAAACTGGATTTTGATCGTGAAGCCAATCCAGATGTAATGCTGAACTTCAATACTCCAGAACACAAGTTCAAAGCTTCTTTTGGTAATAAGGAACTTTTTGAAAATTTCGGGTTTAATGTGTCCTATAGATTTAGCGATGATTATTTCTGGGAAGCTACTTTTGGTAATGGTGTAATCCCTGAATTTCATGTAGTTGATGCGCAAATTAACTATGAAGTTCCAAGTATAAAATCTTCTTTCAAATTAGGGGGTACAAACCTAACGGGTAAAGAATATAACACTGCGTTCGGTACGGGTCTTATTGGGTCTATGTACTATGTTTCTTGGACAATTAACAACTAATTAAAATCAAAAGTTGAAATGAAAAACTTAAAATATTTATATATTTCTTTAGGTGTCTTGGCTTTTACGGCTTGTAACGACCCAGAAGATGTTGATTTAGAACCAGAGGTCATTGTAGAGGAATTGCCCGCGTTAACTGCTGGTTCTGCAGATTTCTCTAATTATGTTTCATTAGGTAACTCTTTAACGGCAGGTTTTACAGATGGAGCTTTATTTCAAGCTAGTCAGACATTGTCTATGCCCAATCTGTTATCGCAAAAATTTAGCCTTGCAGGTGGGGGTAGTTTTAGTCAACCTTTAACCAATGATAATATTGGTGGTCTTGCACTTGCGGGTACTAGAATACAAGATCCTAGACTAGTATTTGGTGGAGCGGGTCCCGTTTCTTTAGAATCTTTAATTGGGGATGTAACCGTTACCACGGATATTGCTTTAAATAACCCAACAGGACCTTTTAATAACCTAGGGGTGCCTGGTGCAAAAAGTTTTCATTTGTTAGCGCCGGGATATGGTAATATAGCTAACGTACAATTAGGTCTTGCTAATCCTTATTTTGTAAGAATGACCGGTGCAACGCCAGATATTAGCGTTTTAGAAATGGCAGTTGGTCAGTCCCCTAGTTTTTTCTCTTTATGGATAGGTAATAATGATGTATTAGGATATGCCACTACAGGAGGTGATGGAACAGATCCTATTACACCTATTTCCGGTGCGCCAGGTCAAGGTTTTGATGGTAGTTATGGAGCTTTGATCGCAACGTTAACTGCAGGTGGTGCTCAAGGGGTCGTTGCCAACATTCCTAATGTTACAGATGTGCCTCATTTTACAACAGTGCCACATAACCCATTAGATCCTACCAATCCAGATTTTGGAGATCAAATTGCTACTTTAAATGGCATTTTTGGGCAATTGAATCAAGTGTATGCTTTCTTGGGTGTGCCAGAGCGCTCCATAGAATTTTCCACAACCGCGGCAAGTGAAGTCGTAATAAGAGATGAAACCTTGACCGATTTGTCAGCTCAAATAGCTGGTGTACTTAGTGCAAGTCCTACATTTCCGGCTTTTGTACAATCTTTTGGACTGCCGGTAGAAGCTGCGCCTTTAGTGGCGGGGTTATTGGGTAGTACTTATGGGCAAACCAGAGAAGCAACTGCAGATGATTTGTTCGTATTACCAAGCTCTTCTATTATAGGAACGGTAAATACAGAATCCGTTGCTGCTCTTATGGCTGCAGGTTTACCACAGACATTGGCAGGTCAGTTTTCAGTAGAAGGTATTTCATTGCCTTTAGAAGATAAATGGGTGTTGATTCCTAGTGAGCAAGAAGAAATTGCCGTGGCTACAGCGGCTTTTAATCAAATTATAGAAGCTACGGCTAATCAAGCAGGTTTAGCTCTGGTTGATGCAAATGGACTATTGAACCAATTGGCGAATGGAGGAATAACAAGTGGTGATTTTACATTAACCTCAAATTTGGTAACTGGTAGCGCATTCTCTTTAGATGGTATACATCCAACCGCAAGAGGATATGCATTGTTGGCTAATGAATTCATGAAGGCAATAGATGCAACGTATGGTTCTAATTTTGAAGAATCCGGTAATTTGTTGAACGTAGGAGATTATCCTACGAATTACCCGGCAACACTACAATAATTGTGTGTAAAATATGAATTTAGGAAAGGTGCTTTTAGGGCACCTTTTTACTTTTGTAAAAAAGAAAAAAAACAGTTTTTCTTTAAAATTGAAAACTATATCTTTGCAGCCTGAAAATGAGAGCATATTTTTCAGGTTT
The sequence above is a segment of the Maribacter dokdonensis DSW-8 genome. Coding sequences within it:
- a CDS encoding SGNH/GDSL hydrolase family protein; the protein is MKNLKYLYISLGVLAFTACNDPEDVDLEPEVIVEELPALTAGSADFSNYVSLGNSLTAGFTDGALFQASQTLSMPNLLSQKFSLAGGGSFSQPLTNDNIGGLALAGTRIQDPRLVFGGAGPVSLESLIGDVTVTTDIALNNPTGPFNNLGVPGAKSFHLLAPGYGNIANVQLGLANPYFVRMTGATPDISVLEMAVGQSPSFFSLWIGNNDVLGYATTGGDGTDPITPISGAPGQGFDGSYGALIATLTAGGAQGVVANIPNVTDVPHFTTVPHNPLDPTNPDFGDQIATLNGIFGQLNQVYAFLGVPERSIEFSTTAASEVVIRDETLTDLSAQIAGVLSASPTFPAFVQSFGLPVEAAPLVAGLLGSTYGQTREATADDLFVLPSSSIIGTVNTESVAALMAAGLPQTLAGQFSVEGISLPLEDKWVLIPSEQEEIAVATAAFNQIIEATANQAGLALVDANGLLNQLANGGITSGDFTLTSNLVTGSAFSLDGIHPTARGYALLANEFMKAIDATYGSNFEESGNLLNVGDYPTNYPATLQ